From Spirosoma aerolatum, one genomic window encodes:
- a CDS encoding dienelactone hydrolase family protein gives MNPIRKEDIKQEVFDLYDDYAHSRIDRRDFVQKLSAYAVGGLTVSSLMSFLMPDYKGAIQIKADDPRLTSEFVNYPSPKGGGTIKALLSKPAGTKGKLGGIVVVHENRGLNPHIEDVARRAALAGFVTLAPDALSPLGGYPGSDDKGRELQSKRNRDEMLEDFIAAADYLKTNPNCNGKVGVVGFCFGGWISNMMAVRIPDLAAAVPFYGGQPPVDDVPKIKAPLLLHYGELDKGVNAGWPAYEAALKENKKDYTAYIYPNANHGFHNDTTPRYDKAAAELAWQRTIDFFKSKLA, from the coding sequence ATGAACCCCATCCGAAAAGAAGACATTAAACAGGAGGTATTTGATCTTTACGACGATTATGCCCATAGCCGCATCGATCGGCGCGATTTTGTCCAGAAATTATCAGCCTATGCTGTAGGTGGCCTTACCGTTTCGTCATTGATGAGTTTTTTGATGCCCGATTACAAAGGCGCTATTCAAATTAAGGCTGATGACCCACGCCTGACGTCAGAATTCGTGAATTATCCGTCGCCTAAAGGGGGAGGTACAATCAAAGCGCTGCTGTCGAAACCCGCTGGTACGAAGGGGAAGTTGGGGGGAATTGTGGTTGTGCACGAAAACCGGGGGTTAAATCCGCATATCGAAGATGTGGCCCGTCGGGCGGCATTGGCTGGATTTGTTACGTTGGCTCCCGATGCGCTGTCGCCCCTGGGTGGTTATCCCGGTAGCGACGATAAAGGACGTGAGCTGCAAAGTAAGCGTAACCGGGACGAGATGCTGGAAGATTTTATAGCCGCTGCGGACTATTTAAAGACCAATCCGAACTGCAACGGCAAAGTGGGTGTGGTAGGGTTTTGTTTCGGAGGCTGGATTTCCAACATGATGGCCGTGCGTATACCTGATCTGGCGGCTGCTGTTCCGTTTTATGGTGGTCAGCCCCCTGTTGACGATGTACCTAAAATAAAAGCGCCCTTGTTGTTACACTACGGTGAGTTAGATAAAGGCGTTAATGCTGGCTGGCCAGCCTATGAAGCTGCACTGAAGGAGAATAAGAAAGACTACACGGCCTATATTTATCCAAATGCCAATCATGGCTTCCATAACGACACAACCCCTCGATACGACAAAGCGGCCGCTGAGCTTGCCTGGCAGCGAACCATCGATTTCTTCAAGAGCAAACTGGCATAA
- a CDS encoding nuclear transport factor 2 family protein, translated as MTQQLATRFADEWLSAFNAHDLTAILEHYADELEFYSPFIPLLNVNDSGCITSKRDLERYFQIGLDTYPDLHFSLHNVFVGIDTLTIYYTSVQNRLACEVFRLNAAGKVDRVFCHYTTGAPSDQKTANS; from the coding sequence ATGACGCAACAACTAGCAACTCGATTTGCTGATGAATGGCTCAGCGCTTTCAACGCACACGACCTGACCGCCATTCTGGAGCATTATGCCGACGAACTGGAATTTTATTCACCTTTTATTCCACTCCTGAACGTCAACGACTCAGGCTGTATTACCAGCAAACGTGATCTGGAACGCTATTTTCAGATCGGGCTGGACACGTACCCCGATTTACATTTCAGCCTGCACAACGTGTTTGTTGGCATCGACACCTTAACGATTTATTACACCTCCGTTCAGAACCGACTGGCTTGTGAAGTATTTCGGCTAAATGCCGCTGGGAAAGTTGATCGGGTCTTCTGCCACTACACGACGGGCGCACCCTCCGATCAAAAAACAGCGAACAGCTAA
- a CDS encoding DUF1572 family protein has product MQKDYLKSVISQFEYYKLLGDKTLAQLPDEALFRQYNAESNSIATIIKHLWGNMLSRWTDFLTTDGEKEWRDRDGEFANDLQSRDDVIQKWQEGWSVLLGTLRTLQEDDLAQIIYIRNQGHSVLEAINRQLAHYPYHIGQIVFIGKMMDTDWVSLSIPKGESRQFNTDKFAKPKHREHFTDEFLKPEQPGSET; this is encoded by the coding sequence ATGCAAAAGGATTATCTGAAAAGTGTGATCAGTCAGTTTGAGTACTATAAACTATTGGGTGACAAAACGCTGGCTCAGCTTCCCGATGAAGCGCTTTTCCGGCAGTATAACGCCGAAAGCAACAGCATTGCTACGATAATCAAGCACCTGTGGGGGAATATGTTGAGCCGCTGGACGGATTTCCTGACCACCGATGGCGAAAAAGAATGGCGTGACCGCGATGGGGAATTTGCCAATGATCTTCAATCCCGAGATGATGTGATTCAAAAATGGCAGGAAGGCTGGTCCGTGCTGTTAGGAACGCTCAGAACATTGCAGGAAGATGATCTGGCCCAAATCATCTATATCCGCAATCAGGGCCATTCGGTTCTGGAAGCCATCAACCGGCAACTGGCCCATTATCCGTATCATATCGGGCAAATCGTTTTTATCGGGAAAATGATGGACACTGATTGGGTATCGCTCTCCATACCCAAAGGAGAATCCCGGCAGTTTAATACCGATAAATTCGCAAAGCCCAAACACCGCGAACATTTTACCGATGAATTTCTGAAGCCGGAGCAGCCAGGTTCAGAGACCTAA
- a CDS encoding aminotransferase class V-fold PLP-dependent enzyme: MQIQTTSFPDLTRLRADTPGCKDHLFMNSAGASLMPEPVVKAMMEYLQQETQLGGYEVERLRSTQIARFYDETARLLNTKPGNIAYAYSATDAGFQVLSAIPFRAGDTILTTTNDYVSNQLAFLSMQQRLGIRLLRINDLPNGDLDLTHLDELIRTHRPALVAITHIPTNSGLVLPAEEVGRLCRQYGVWYLLDAAQSVGQLPLDVTQIQPDFLIATGRKFLRGPRNTGFLYVSDRVLEAGLAPLLIDRRAASWTAPDAYTLQTGARRFEPQEISLLSVGLAESVRYANEVGLDAISQQNQQLMHRLRTSLQQIDGLTLLDRGARQSNLLTFHTTRQSLAALDASLRRERVIFTVQYAAAALIDFQRKGIDWLIRLSPHYFNTQEEIDAVVDVIDQAVR; encoded by the coding sequence ATGCAAATTCAGACAACTTCTTTTCCAGATCTCACCCGATTGCGGGCCGATACGCCCGGCTGTAAGGACCATCTTTTTATGAATAGCGCCGGGGCCTCTTTAATGCCAGAACCCGTTGTGAAAGCCATGATGGAGTATCTCCAGCAAGAAACACAGTTGGGCGGTTATGAAGTCGAACGGTTACGTAGTACCCAGATTGCCCGATTTTATGACGAAACCGCCCGGCTGCTGAATACCAAACCGGGCAACATAGCCTATGCCTACAGTGCCACCGATGCGGGCTTTCAGGTTTTGTCGGCCATACCCTTTCGAGCCGGCGATACGATTCTGACGACCACGAACGATTACGTGTCTAACCAATTGGCGTTTCTATCCATGCAACAACGATTAGGCATCCGATTGTTGCGAATCAATGATCTGCCCAACGGTGACCTCGACCTGACGCATCTGGATGAGTTGATCCGCACGCATCGACCCGCCCTGGTAGCTATTACACACATTCCAACCAACTCAGGTCTGGTGCTGCCAGCCGAAGAAGTAGGCAGACTATGTCGGCAATACGGCGTCTGGTACCTACTCGATGCGGCTCAGTCGGTGGGGCAATTGCCGCTCGATGTCACTCAGATCCAGCCCGATTTTCTGATCGCAACGGGCCGTAAGTTTTTACGTGGACCACGTAATACGGGGTTTCTGTACGTTTCTGATCGCGTACTGGAGGCCGGATTGGCTCCGCTCCTCATCGACCGTCGGGCAGCTAGCTGGACGGCGCCGGATGCCTACACCTTACAGACAGGTGCCCGCCGATTTGAACCCCAGGAAATTTCGCTCCTTAGCGTCGGGCTGGCCGAATCCGTTCGGTACGCCAACGAAGTAGGCCTGGACGCCATTAGCCAGCAGAACCAACAGTTGATGCACCGACTCCGAACGAGCTTGCAACAAATCGATGGGCTGACTCTATTGGACCGGGGCGCCCGACAAAGCAACCTCCTGACCTTTCATACCACCCGCCAATCGCTGGCTGCGCTGGATGCTTCACTCAGACGTGAGCGCGTAATTTTTACCGTACAATATGCCGCTGCCGCCCTGATCGATTTCCAGCGAAAAGGCATAGACTGGCTCATTCGGTTGTCACCTCACTATTTCAATACGCAGGAGGAAATCGATGCCGTCGTCGATGTCATCGATCAGGCGGTCCGATAA
- a CDS encoding aminotransferase-like domain-containing protein, whose translation MNGSMPKYQQVARQLGDKLRLGVLTEGDKLPSVRMLSQELGVSINTVQQAYYCLEAEGLVEARPQSGYYARTLIDRMDTVPHRSEPQAMAHQTSLSDQESVLRRRVRQQQEPGWLPLSLGVPAPELLPVKKLSKALQQAQRELPHGGIEYEQMTGNQALRRQIARYALFWGSQLTDEEIITTEGCTAALTLCLKTVTRPGDTVAVESPVYFGILQTILSLGLKVLELPTDPLTGVDLDVLERHLQVGQVQACLLVPSFSNPLGCCMPATHKQRLVRLMERYQIPLIEDDLYGDLHFAPDRPLPCKAFDRQGLVLWCGSFSKTLAPGYRVGWVAPGRYYEALFQIKRYQGGFSPGLTQQAVANFLANDRYELHLRRLRQRLKGNCQRYQQTIRTYFPEGTRISEPQGGFTLWVEVDARINTLALADQLAVYKISILPGSVFSLQPQYGNCMRLSYGMPFNERVAWGLQTIGQLIHQQLAV comes from the coding sequence ATGAATGGATCGATGCCCAAGTATCAGCAGGTCGCTCGTCAGTTGGGCGATAAGTTGCGGCTGGGGGTGTTAACTGAGGGGGATAAACTGCCTTCGGTTCGGATGCTTAGTCAGGAACTGGGCGTTAGCATCAACACTGTACAGCAAGCCTACTATTGTCTGGAGGCAGAAGGCTTAGTGGAGGCTCGCCCTCAGTCGGGTTACTATGCTCGGACACTGATTGATCGGATGGACACTGTGCCGCACCGATCGGAGCCGCAGGCAATGGCCCATCAGACGAGCCTGTCCGATCAGGAGTCGGTATTACGGAGACGGGTGCGGCAGCAGCAAGAGCCGGGCTGGCTTCCGTTGTCGCTGGGTGTACCCGCCCCCGAATTGTTGCCCGTAAAGAAGTTGTCGAAGGCGCTCCAGCAGGCTCAGCGCGAACTGCCGCATGGGGGTATTGAATACGAGCAGATGACCGGGAACCAGGCATTGCGCCGACAAATTGCCCGCTATGCCCTATTCTGGGGTAGTCAATTGACCGACGAGGAAATTATTACAACCGAAGGCTGTACGGCAGCCCTAACCCTGTGTCTGAAAACCGTTACCCGGCCGGGCGATACCGTTGCGGTCGAAAGCCCTGTCTATTTCGGCATTCTTCAAACCATCCTGTCGCTGGGACTGAAGGTGCTCGAACTACCGACCGATCCGCTGACGGGGGTTGACCTGGATGTACTGGAAAGGCATCTGCAAGTAGGACAGGTGCAGGCCTGTTTGCTGGTGCCCAGCTTTAGCAATCCGCTCGGCTGCTGTATGCCAGCCACACACAAACAACGACTGGTACGGCTGATGGAGCGCTACCAGATTCCACTCATTGAAGATGACCTGTATGGCGACCTGCATTTTGCTCCTGACCGGCCATTGCCCTGTAAAGCTTTCGACCGGCAAGGGCTGGTTTTATGGTGTGGGTCCTTTAGCAAAACACTGGCTCCTGGCTATCGGGTAGGGTGGGTAGCTCCGGGACGTTACTATGAGGCCCTGTTTCAGATAAAGCGGTATCAAGGTGGTTTTTCGCCAGGACTAACGCAACAGGCAGTGGCTAATTTCCTGGCCAATGATCGCTATGAACTGCACCTGCGCCGACTTCGGCAGCGGCTAAAAGGTAATTGCCAGCGTTATCAACAGACCATTCGTACCTACTTCCCGGAGGGCACACGCATCAGCGAGCCGCAGGGTGGATTTACCTTATGGGTCGAGGTAGATGCCCGGATTAATACACTAGCTCTGGCCGATCAGCTAGCGGTATATAAAATCAGTATTCTTCCCGGTAGTGTATTCAGCCTCCAGCCACAGTATGGCAACTGTATGCGGCTAAGTTACGGTATGCCTTTTAATGAGCGTGTTGCCTGGGGGCTGCAAACCATCGGACAACTTATTCACCAGCAACTGGCAGTATGA
- a CDS encoding class I SAM-dependent methyltransferase: MNSSQNPWNADLYQQKHAFVFHYGTDVLRLLEPQPGEQILDLGCGTGELTAQIAQHGADVTGVDASASMVEKARQSFPHLRFQQADARQWVADQPFDAVFSNATLHWISETEQPKVLSNVFAALKPGGRFVAEMGGQGNVQRILTAFTTALAALGIHEPASPNYFPSLGQYATMLETAGFSIAFMQYFDRNTPLADPETGISDWLAMFRGIC; the protein is encoded by the coding sequence ATGAATTCTTCGCAAAACCCCTGGAATGCTGATCTCTACCAGCAAAAACACGCCTTTGTCTTTCACTATGGAACCGATGTGCTCCGTTTACTGGAACCGCAACCCGGCGAGCAAATTCTGGACCTGGGTTGTGGCACGGGTGAACTGACGGCTCAGATCGCTCAACATGGTGCAGATGTTACAGGGGTCGATGCCTCCGCTTCGATGGTCGAAAAAGCCCGTCAATCATTCCCGCATCTTCGCTTTCAACAGGCGGATGCGCGGCAGTGGGTTGCAGACCAACCCTTCGACGCGGTTTTTAGCAATGCTACCCTCCACTGGATTTCTGAAACTGAACAACCGAAGGTCTTAAGCAATGTGTTTGCCGCGCTTAAACCGGGTGGGCGTTTTGTGGCAGAGATGGGTGGGCAGGGCAACGTGCAGCGCATCCTGACCGCGTTTACAACTGCTCTGGCTGCGTTAGGTATACATGAACCCGCCAGTCCGAACTACTTTCCGAGTTTAGGGCAGTATGCAACGATGTTGGAAACAGCTGGTTTCTCCATTGCATTTATGCAGTATTTCGACCGCAATACGCCCCTGGCTGACCCTGAAACCGGAATAAGTGACTGGCTGGCCATGTTTCGGGGGATATGTTGA
- a CDS encoding ketopantoate reductase family protein yields MNNPIYIIGAGAIGMTLAVLLKQAGKNVTLIRGRQGSPAETDEASITVDCIDSISLSATVPVRSLEEIKTLNGPVLLTSKSFGNRGLAQRLTGKMGQSPLVLLQNGLDVEEPFLEAGFPRLYRCVLLATSQVQAPYVVRYKPVAASPIGIVRGLESELAELVKNLSTTQFPFRTEADIQQAIWEKVITNCVFNAICPLLDVDNGIFHRNASALTLAREVIDECLAVAKKVGVVLNRAEVEQRLLQISQRSEGQLISTLVDINQGRETEIDSLNLAVARLADRLGQPALANKTRLLGELTRLKAEKSLTL; encoded by the coding sequence ATGAACAACCCCATCTACATTATTGGCGCTGGCGCCATTGGTATGACCTTAGCCGTGTTGCTGAAGCAGGCTGGTAAAAACGTCACGCTGATACGCGGTCGGCAAGGGAGCCCGGCAGAAACGGACGAAGCAAGCATTACAGTTGACTGCATTGACAGCATTAGCCTATCGGCCACAGTACCTGTTCGTTCTCTGGAAGAAATAAAGACGTTGAATGGACCTGTGTTGCTGACCAGTAAATCGTTCGGTAACCGGGGGCTGGCCCAGCGACTGACCGGAAAAATGGGCCAGTCCCCCCTTGTTTTGCTTCAAAATGGGTTGGATGTCGAAGAACCGTTTTTAGAGGCTGGTTTTCCCCGACTCTATCGGTGCGTGTTACTGGCAACCAGCCAGGTGCAGGCTCCCTATGTGGTTCGCTACAAGCCCGTAGCTGCTTCTCCCATTGGTATCGTTCGAGGTCTTGAATCGGAGCTGGCAGAGCTGGTGAAGAATCTTTCGACCACCCAGTTTCCATTTCGTACAGAAGCTGACATCCAGCAGGCTATCTGGGAGAAAGTCATTACCAATTGTGTTTTCAATGCTATTTGTCCACTGCTTGACGTCGATAACGGAATTTTTCATCGGAATGCATCGGCATTGACTCTGGCGCGTGAGGTTATCGATGAGTGCCTGGCCGTGGCAAAAAAAGTAGGTGTCGTGCTGAATCGGGCGGAAGTAGAGCAACGGCTGTTGCAAATCAGTCAACGATCGGAAGGACAACTGATTTCGACCCTGGTCGATATTAACCAGGGTCGCGAAACCGAAATTGATTCATTGAACCTGGCCGTAGCTCGTCTGGCCGATCGGCTGGGCCAGCCTGCTCTGGCGAATAAAACCCGGCTTCTGGGTGAGCTGACTCGGTTGAAAGCTGAAAAGAGCCTTACACTCTAG
- a CDS encoding DEAD/DEAH box helicase — MVDPLSEAEKSKVTFASLGLSEPLLKAVEEHQYTRPYPIQRDAIPPILRGKDILGIAKTGSGKTASFVLPILELFHRTKTVGSRYASVLVLVPTRELASQVADVFQQLGAHLFPKVKTVAVYGGVSINPQMQAVHGADIIVATPGRLLDLLDQNALRLSDVEILVLDEADKMLALGFADEMNQLFDRLPKNRQTILFSATLGDAIDEINQSLLRTPVKIEVVEEATNLELIEQVAYKVDPTRKGPLLRYLIKTEQMQQVLVFASSTRTADNLVVKLAKNGIQAAAIHGQKGQQVRTDVLHKFKAGKLQVMVATDLLARGIDIQLLPYVINFDLPRSPKDYVHRIGRTGRAEATGKAISLITPDDEHHFKIIQKKMGKRVEQIDTTDLDLQGY; from the coding sequence ATGGTCGACCCATTAAGCGAAGCGGAAAAAAGTAAGGTCACCTTTGCCTCACTTGGGCTATCGGAACCCCTGCTGAAAGCCGTGGAGGAGCATCAGTACACACGCCCCTACCCCATTCAGCGGGATGCTATTCCGCCCATTCTGCGTGGAAAGGATATTCTGGGCATCGCTAAAACAGGGTCGGGTAAAACGGCCAGTTTTGTTCTGCCAATTCTGGAGTTATTTCACCGAACAAAAACCGTTGGTAGTCGCTATGCCAGCGTGCTCGTGCTGGTACCAACCCGCGAACTAGCGAGTCAGGTAGCTGATGTATTTCAACAACTGGGCGCGCATCTGTTCCCGAAAGTAAAAACGGTAGCCGTATATGGTGGCGTATCCATTAATCCGCAGATGCAGGCCGTACATGGAGCCGATATTATTGTGGCTACACCAGGCCGGTTGCTGGATTTGCTCGACCAGAATGCCCTGCGCCTATCAGACGTTGAGATCCTGGTTCTCGATGAAGCCGATAAGATGCTTGCCCTGGGCTTTGCCGATGAAATGAACCAACTGTTTGATCGGTTGCCCAAAAACCGACAGACGATTCTGTTCTCCGCAACACTGGGTGATGCCATTGACGAGATCAATCAAAGCCTTCTGCGCACACCCGTAAAAATTGAAGTGGTCGAAGAAGCCACCAACCTCGAACTAATCGAGCAGGTTGCCTACAAAGTTGACCCAACCCGCAAAGGCCCGTTGCTGCGCTATTTGATCAAAACCGAACAGATGCAACAGGTGCTGGTCTTTGCTTCGTCGACCCGAACGGCCGACAATCTGGTCGTTAAATTGGCAAAAAATGGCATTCAGGCGGCTGCTATCCACGGCCAGAAAGGGCAGCAGGTCCGTACCGATGTACTCCACAAATTCAAGGCTGGTAAGTTGCAGGTGATGGTAGCCACAGATCTGTTGGCACGTGGCATCGATATTCAACTACTACCGTACGTAATCAACTTCGATCTGCCACGGTCGCCCAAAGATTATGTTCACCGCATTGGCCGGACAGGTCGCGCCGAAGCAACCGGAAAAGCCATTTCGCTCATCACACCCGACGACGAGCACCATTTTAAAATCATTCAGAAGAAGATGGGAAAACGGGTAGAGCAAATTGACACCACCGACCTGGATTTACAGGGCTACTGA
- a CDS encoding DEAD/DEAH box helicase, translating into MTFDELNLNKPLLNALNDLGYTTPTTIQQNVFSVVMSGRDVCGLAQTGTGKTLAYLLPCLRQLQFSKEKLPQLIVLVPTRELVVQVLETVTQLTTYLNLVAVGVYGGVNMKPQIAQVQQGLDVLVATPGRLVDLLSNGILKTKAVKKLVIDEVDEMLDLGFRTQLKTILDLLPPKRQNLLFSATLTPDVEQLINTFFNNPVRVEAAPMGTPLENIVQTAYAVPNFYTKVNLLKLLLHQDANMTKVLVFAATRQLADQLEEELAPTFPAQIGIIHAGKAQNHRFEAVEKFKSGSTRVLIATDIVARGIDVTQVSHVVNFDMPDVPEVYIHRIGRTGRADQQGIAITFLAPTDDERREAVEALMNYTIPVLPSPDDLVISDELTDAERPKVHMRAVEVKVPKREDVGPAFHEKLAKNKKVNVRRDYAAEKREKYGRPIKRSGKK; encoded by the coding sequence ATGACGTTTGATGAACTGAATCTGAACAAACCGCTCCTGAATGCGCTGAACGATCTCGGATACACGACACCGACAACCATCCAGCAAAACGTGTTTTCGGTCGTTATGTCGGGAAGGGATGTTTGCGGACTGGCCCAGACCGGAACGGGCAAAACGCTGGCGTATTTGCTGCCTTGTCTGCGTCAGCTTCAGTTCTCGAAGGAAAAACTTCCTCAACTGATCGTTCTGGTACCTACACGCGAATTGGTCGTGCAGGTGCTGGAAACCGTAACGCAATTGACAACCTACCTGAATCTGGTAGCTGTAGGTGTTTACGGCGGTGTTAATATGAAGCCCCAAATCGCTCAGGTTCAGCAGGGTTTGGATGTATTGGTGGCTACCCCCGGCCGTCTGGTCGATTTACTATCGAATGGTATTTTAAAGACCAAGGCAGTAAAAAAACTAGTTATCGATGAGGTCGATGAAATGCTGGACCTTGGATTTCGGACGCAACTAAAAACCATTCTCGACCTGCTACCACCAAAACGCCAGAATCTGCTGTTTTCGGCTACTCTTACACCCGATGTCGAGCAACTGATTAATACGTTCTTCAATAACCCCGTTCGGGTAGAAGCGGCACCGATGGGTACACCCCTCGAAAACATTGTCCAGACGGCGTATGCCGTTCCCAACTTCTACACCAAAGTAAATTTGCTAAAGTTGTTGCTGCATCAGGATGCGAATATGACTAAGGTGCTTGTCTTTGCGGCTACCCGACAGTTAGCTGATCAACTGGAGGAAGAACTTGCCCCCACATTTCCAGCGCAGATTGGCATTATTCACGCTGGTAAAGCGCAAAATCATCGATTCGAAGCCGTTGAGAAATTTAAGTCGGGCAGTACACGGGTGCTAATCGCTACCGATATTGTTGCCCGGGGTATCGACGTTACCCAGGTTTCGCACGTAGTCAATTTCGACATGCCTGACGTACCGGAAGTCTATATCCATCGGATTGGCCGAACGGGTCGGGCCGATCAGCAAGGCATTGCCATAACCTTCCTGGCACCTACTGACGACGAACGACGGGAAGCCGTTGAAGCCTTGATGAACTATACCATTCCGGTACTCCCTTCTCCCGATGATCTGGTTATTTCCGATGAGCTGACAGACGCTGAACGGCCTAAAGTACACATGAGAGCCGTTGAGGTAAAAGTCCCTAAACGTGAGGATGTGGGCCCTGCTTTCCACGAAAAACTAGCCAAGAATAAAAAAGTAAATGTCCGGCGCGATTATGCGGCCGAAAAACGAGAAAAATATGGTCGACCCATTAAGCGAAGCGGAAAAAAGTAA
- a CDS encoding SHOCT domain-containing protein, translated as MKVILKGIAAGLFVTALVNPLVGFSQTGPVTADEIKNERVSDNRLQSGYQTSVAGWVVKLGDTLTFGRGTMPTKAFAFIYDNAGGVGGKYVNGQLVRTHLTSDYAGKRGIVKELVQSGTRKQGFSMGVVVGVGTLTRYYIELENAIAEGEIASSAGARPKSAGSVSVADELLKLKQLLDAGALTQKEFDDQKKKLLNQ; from the coding sequence GTGAAGGTAATTCTAAAAGGTATAGCGGCAGGCCTGTTTGTCACCGCACTTGTTAACCCATTGGTTGGGTTTTCGCAAACCGGTCCAGTAACGGCCGATGAAATAAAGAATGAACGAGTCAGCGACAATCGCTTACAAAGTGGCTATCAAACCTCGGTGGCGGGTTGGGTCGTTAAGCTGGGCGATACACTGACGTTTGGTAGAGGCACCATGCCCACTAAAGCATTTGCCTTCATTTACGATAATGCTGGTGGCGTGGGTGGCAAATATGTCAATGGTCAATTGGTGCGTACCCACCTAACATCCGATTACGCCGGTAAACGAGGCATTGTTAAAGAGCTGGTGCAGAGCGGTACGCGCAAACAGGGGTTCAGCATGGGAGTCGTCGTTGGGGTGGGCACCCTGACACGTTACTACATTGAACTGGAAAACGCCATTGCCGAAGGTGAAATCGCTTCATCGGCTGGTGCCAGACCTAAATCAGCCGGTTCAGTCAGTGTGGCCGATGAATTACTCAAGCTAAAACAACTGCTTGACGCTGGCGCGCTCACGCAGAAAGAGTTTGATGACCAGAAGAAAAAACTATTGAATCAATAG
- a CDS encoding DUF3127 domain-containing protein → MALELVGKLVKVLPEVTGQGRNGAWNKQEFVIETLDSQYPKKVCMTAWGEKANDLKQFAEGDTLKATFSAESREYNDRWYTELRAFRIELTDGDSAPAAPAKPATMQQPQARSAQPAQSSAMSFNAAFDEESNDLPF, encoded by the coding sequence ATGGCACTTGAATTAGTCGGAAAGCTTGTAAAAGTATTACCCGAAGTTACGGGTCAGGGTCGGAATGGAGCCTGGAATAAACAGGAGTTTGTTATTGAAACACTGGATAGTCAATATCCTAAGAAAGTATGTATGACCGCCTGGGGTGAAAAAGCGAATGACCTGAAGCAGTTTGCCGAAGGCGATACACTGAAAGCCACCTTTAGCGCCGAGTCTCGCGAGTACAACGATCGCTGGTATACGGAACTGCGTGCGTTCCGAATCGAACTGACCGATGGCGATAGTGCGCCGGCTGCACCTGCAAAACCTGCTACGATGCAGCAACCACAAGCTCGTTCAGCACAGCCGGCTCAATCGTCGGCTATGTCGTTCAACGCAGCCTTTGATGAAGAAAGCAACGACCTTCCATTTTAA
- a CDS encoding tetratricopeptide repeat protein yields MALFRSLQAIRLKISLFFCLLSVTALAQTALTDSLHRADSLFARGNYAHAAYLFEMALAEGHTATDPILLKLASIYEQQNDIPRLLYYLDVYFDRHPDDAVLRRMNEIARANNLSGYETDDLNYFYLFYRKYGIYFLLFLLIPAGYVFSVLILKVIRKEEIPTRQKWIVFLYLFLLLIFTNLPEGVQSGITSHDRVLLRTDPSAAAPVVEVIGRGHKLNILGKKDIYLRILWHNELYFIRRDNVWII; encoded by the coding sequence ATGGCCTTATTTCGTTCATTGCAAGCTATTCGTCTTAAAATAAGCCTATTTTTTTGTTTGCTGTCAGTTACTGCGCTGGCACAGACGGCCTTAACGGATTCTCTTCATCGAGCAGATTCGCTGTTTGCCAGGGGAAATTATGCGCATGCTGCCTATTTATTTGAGATGGCGTTGGCCGAAGGGCATACCGCCACTGACCCAATATTGTTAAAACTTGCCAGCATTTATGAACAGCAAAATGACATTCCCCGATTGCTGTATTATCTGGATGTTTATTTTGATCGACACCCGGACGATGCTGTTCTGCGCCGAATGAATGAAATTGCCCGAGCCAATAATCTCAGCGGCTATGAGACCGATGACCTGAATTATTTCTACCTGTTTTATCGAAAATACGGAATTTATTTTCTCCTCTTTTTGCTGATTCCGGCAGGCTATGTCTTTAGTGTTCTTATCCTGAAGGTGATCCGCAAAGAAGAGATCCCAACCCGCCAGAAGTGGATTGTCTTTCTGTATCTGTTCCTGTTACTCATCTTTACCAATTTGCCTGAAGGGGTTCAGTCGGGTATTACCAGCCATGATCGGGTGCTGCTTCGCACCGACCCTTCTGCGGCCGCACCCGTAGTGGAGGTGATTGGTCGTGGACACAAGCTCAATATCCTGGGCAAAAAAGATATCTACCTGCGTATCCTCTGGCATAATGAACTCTACTTCATCCGACGTGACAACGTTTGGATCATATAA